The Thermonema lapsum genome window below encodes:
- a CDS encoding MraY family glycosyltransferase — MYYQLGLVFVCAAVGAWGSIPKIIKLAQAKGLLDYPDARKAHLSQTPTLGGVGIFIGFILSLTIFSNYATNGHQLLGIIAALIFLFFTGVKDDLMPLPPLKKLAAQVFAIGLAVFKGNVWLHGMYGLWGIGDLPLPIAYALTFFVYITIINAINLVDGVNGLAGTLVLAASLFFGIWYTVYDIQYLAVASFAVAGAVAAFLYFNFRKEALVFMGDTGSLILGFLMAVLSIGFIEHAYQLKIYAPGVAPSIAMAVLSVPLIDTVRVFIIRVINKRSPFSGDRSHLHHVLLRAGFNHIQTSIFLLLFQLMVIASMYLLPNSAVHIQLYTLVAWGLLLNSLIIFLEKRYFSKTQKATEATFRHKVKTESSSQPPVV, encoded by the coding sequence ATGTATTATCAATTGGGCTTGGTGTTTGTGTGTGCAGCAGTGGGAGCATGGGGCAGTATTCCGAAAATTATCAAGCTTGCTCAAGCAAAAGGCTTGCTTGATTATCCAGATGCCCGCAAGGCTCACCTCTCACAAACGCCGACATTAGGAGGCGTCGGCATATTCATTGGTTTTATTCTCAGTTTGACCATTTTTAGCAACTATGCAACCAACGGTCACCAGTTGCTGGGAATCATTGCTGCTCTTATCTTTCTATTTTTCACAGGCGTGAAAGACGACTTGATGCCCCTACCGCCGCTTAAAAAACTGGCTGCCCAAGTGTTTGCCATCGGGCTGGCTGTGTTCAAAGGCAATGTGTGGCTGCATGGCATGTATGGGCTGTGGGGAATAGGTGATTTACCTTTACCAATAGCTTACGCACTCACCTTTTTTGTGTACATAACCATTATCAATGCCATTAACCTTGTAGATGGTGTCAACGGACTTGCCGGCACTCTTGTGTTGGCGGCTTCTTTGTTTTTTGGTATCTGGTACACTGTTTACGACATTCAATATTTAGCCGTAGCAAGTTTTGCTGTAGCAGGTGCAGTCGCTGCCTTTCTCTATTTTAATTTTCGAAAAGAAGCCCTAGTATTTATGGGCGATACCGGCTCGCTGATTTTAGGCTTTTTGATGGCAGTACTAAGCATAGGTTTTATAGAACATGCCTATCAGCTGAAAATTTATGCACCCGGAGTCGCCCCATCCATTGCTATGGCTGTGTTATCGGTTCCCTTGATTGATACCGTACGCGTCTTCATTATAAGAGTCATAAATAAACGCTCCCCATTCTCCGGAGACCGCAGCCATCTACACCATGTTTTGTTGAGAGCAGGGTTTAACCATATTCAGACAAGTATTTTCCTACTTTTATTCCAGCTTATGGTGATAGCCAGTATGTATCTTCTACCCAACTCTGCCGTGCATATTCAACTTTATACACTTGTGGCATGGGGGCTACTACTAAATTCCCTGATTATCTTTCTGGA